GCGGAGCCTAGGGGGCGAAATCGACCGGAACGTGGTGCAATTGGAAGAGACGGAGCAGGGGATTTTGTTGCGTTTCCCCAGTGCCTCGGCCTTTCCCTCCGGCGGCAGTGACTTGAAGGGCGAGATCTTGCCTGCCATTGCCGAGACCGTTGAAGTGCTCGCCCGCACGCCGGGCCACATCGAGGTCTCCGGCCATACGGATGATGTGCCGATCTCCACCGCCCAGTACCGGTCCAACTGGGACCTATCCACAGCCCGCGCGGTGTCGGTGGTGCACGAAATGCTCGAATTGGGGCTGGAACAGGGGCGCCTGTCGGCCACCGGGTTTGCGGAATCCCGACCACTCAATGCCAATGACACACCCGGCAACCGGGCCAACAACCGACGGGTGGAAATCGAGCTGATCCTGGGGACGGAGGAATAGGGAGAGCGATCCCTGACGGCGCCCCTAAACCGCTTTCAAAACGGCCGCGTCAACGTGATTGAGAGATTGGGCCACGACATAATAGGTTCCACCCGGTTGCAGGGGCCGATGGCTCGTCGCTATTGATCGGAATAGGATGCTCGCCCGACAATCACGAAATTTTTAATTTAATTATAAGACGCATTCTCATATACTGAGGCAGCTTGGGGAAGCGGCAATAGAAGGGGTATGCAAATGCTCGAATCATATGTCGACCCTACGAAATTCTTGGAAACCGCATTGCAGGGCCGGGCTGTCTCCCTCGAACGGTATGTGTTCGCCGACGGCGACGTCATCTTTGAAGAAGGGGAGGAAGGGTCTCAGGCCTATTACTTGTTGTCTGGCGCGGTGGAAATCCGCAAGACCTGCCAACAGGCTTTCGCCATTCGCCTGAATAGGATCTGCACGGGGCAGGTGTTCGGTGAAATGGCGTTGATCGACGGCCAACCGCGCATGGCGACAGCCAAGGCAATCGGATTGACGGAATGCATTGCCTTGCCGCGAGATCTGTTTTTAGGTGAATTGTCCAAAGCCGATCCCTTTACCCGTTTTATGATGAACACGTTGCTCATCCATGTGCGCACCATGGGGGTCCGAATGGCCGCTCAGGCAGATCTGGCCCGGGTACCGTTTACCGAGCGGTTCGCCAACGCCTATGTGGCCCATGGCCGGGGGGTGAGCGATATTGACTACTTTTTCTGCGATGGCGACGGCGACAGGGTGGAAATCGCCGCCGACATTATTTACGAGGACCCGGTCTGCCGGACTTGGAATTCCATTTGCTCCAAGCTCAGCTATGTGGATGACCTGAATGTGCTCGACGGCATGGAACTGCGCAGCCTGCAC
The sequence above is drawn from the Magnetospira sp. QH-2 genome and encodes:
- a CDS encoding Crp/Fnr family transcriptional regulator → MLESYVDPTKFLETALQGRAVSLERYVFADGDVIFEEGEEGSQAYYLLSGAVEIRKTCQQAFAIRLNRICTGQVFGEMALIDGQPRMATAKAIGLTECIALPRDLFLGELSKADPFTRFMMNTLLIHVRTMGVRMAAQADLARVPFTERFANAYVAHGRGVSDIDYFFCDGDGDRVEIAADIIYEDPVCRTWNSICSKLSYVDDLNVLDGMELRSLHKLIGSEILSGRESEFMDLIYQSDDLRDLLTERARGICAQRCGS
- a CDS encoding OmpA family protein → MEYTRAEPQQEVETKRKGAPRWMWTFADLMSLLFALFVLLLTFAEFDPQRFSSTADSVRATFDADQGRRIVRSIAPGILPFNDGDTIQETTLDDEELRKAEELKQRKEDTLHDLRRSLGGEIDRNVVQLEETEQGILLRFPSASAFPSGGSDLKGEILPAIAETVEVLARTPGHIEVSGHTDDVPISTAQYRSNWDLSTARAVSVVHEMLELGLEQGRLSATGFAESRPLNANDTPGNRANNRRVEIELILGTEE